One part of the Treponema peruense genome encodes these proteins:
- a CDS encoding flagellar assembly lytic transglycosylase encodes MIPFKKKMAVVMSVCMFALNCAGCTGRDTLQKEYKNDSKYYMALCALRKNDTSTAERYLKTAAKKATPVVSRRAQETLATLGSVQERIDRHEKLYEMFPDEDSLERLCAELFSHKEFARIIALTENLDVTSCRNSTAYYRCYSLEKKKDSRFQKTFYKWCTERTFSSWHYKMYCELSDSTGTIEFRADVYNQNYAALADRAKKILDDPANHIPQLMSDAGKALLYGSSNSLSSAFYLDSIKGSMSASSLFYADFYAGRLYDRADSYRTRALNRFRSAMENAPSENNYDNALWYYLNTSLKTSITAAIEAVEKFGGTWNDPYYFDDFFETLSVRLLSQHLWDDFYKTALLIDEKASDETCAKFSYISARLAQTGFIKLDQSETERLFKRALSSGTEMYYKLLAAYRLNLTDEETQKTVVEFGAKTNAVFDSDVERLLCGYADFGLPELIYDEWLRFGNRIGTDCAKKISLFLNSCAAETNEYYSQSLRIAAKKANYPEQPLDVELLKLVYPQNFRNSVQTWCETFRLPQYLLYALIRTESFFNPQIVSHAGAVGLTQLMESTAADVARKLKVAQFDLNDSDTNIRFGAYYLEEMRRRLDGSSILALFAYNGGISRVRSWVKSANLEFGVNELPKDLFLEALPFAETRGYGRKVLSAAAMYGTLYYSKPCALVITEILGE; translated from the coding sequence TTGATTCCATTTAAAAAAAAGATGGCTGTTGTCATGTCGGTATGCATGTTCGCGCTCAACTGTGCGGGCTGTACCGGACGTGATACACTTCAGAAAGAATACAAAAACGATTCAAAATATTATATGGCTTTGTGCGCGCTCAGAAAAAATGATACGTCCACGGCCGAGCGTTATTTAAAGACAGCTGCAAAAAAAGCAACTCCTGTTGTTTCAAGACGTGCCCAGGAAACACTTGCGACACTGGGTTCGGTGCAGGAAAGAATTGACCGTCATGAAAAACTGTACGAAATGTTTCCTGACGAAGATTCGCTTGAACGGCTGTGTGCGGAACTTTTTTCTCATAAAGAATTTGCACGCATTATTGCACTGACAGAAAATCTTGATGTAACTTCATGCAGAAATTCAACTGCCTATTACCGCTGCTATTCGCTTGAAAAAAAGAAAGACTCCCGCTTTCAGAAAACATTTTACAAATGGTGTACTGAACGCACATTTTCTTCGTGGCATTACAAAATGTACTGCGAACTTTCTGATTCAACCGGAACAATAGAATTCCGCGCAGATGTCTACAACCAGAACTATGCGGCTCTTGCAGACAGGGCAAAAAAAATTCTTGACGATCCTGCAAACCATATTCCGCAGTTAATGAGCGATGCTGGAAAAGCGCTTCTTTACGGTTCATCAAACAGTCTGTCTTCGGCATTTTATCTTGACTCAATAAAAGGCAGCATGAGCGCGTCTTCACTTTTTTATGCAGACTTTTATGCAGGACGGCTTTACGACAGGGCCGACTCTTACCGTACGCGCGCGTTAAACAGATTTCGCTCAGCAATGGAAAATGCTCCTTCAGAAAACAATTATGACAACGCACTCTGGTATTATCTAAACACAAGTCTTAAAACTTCAATAACAGCCGCAATCGAAGCAGTAGAAAAATTCGGCGGAACATGGAACGATCCATATTACTTTGATGATTTTTTTGAAACACTTTCTGTACGTTTACTTTCGCAACATTTGTGGGACGACTTTTACAAAACGGCACTTCTTATTGACGAAAAGGCAAGCGACGAAACGTGTGCAAAATTCAGTTATATTTCTGCACGGCTTGCACAGACAGGATTCATAAAACTTGACCAGTCAGAAACAGAGCGACTTTTTAAAAGAGCGCTTTCTTCGGGAACAGAAATGTATTACAAACTTCTGGCAGCGTACAGGCTTAATCTTACAGATGAAGAAACGCAGAAGACCGTGGTCGAATTCGGTGCAAAGACAAATGCAGTTTTTGACAGTGACGTTGAGAGGCTTTTGTGCGGCTATGCAGATTTTGGTCTTCCCGAACTTATTTACGATGAATGGCTCAGGTTCGGTAACCGCATTGGAACTGACTGCGCAAAAAAGATTTCCCTCTTTTTGAACAGCTGCGCCGCTGAAACAAACGAATACTATTCGCAGAGTCTTCGCATTGCTGCAAAAAAAGCAAACTATCCTGAACAGCCGCTTGACGTTGAGCTTTTAAAACTCGTATATCCGCAGAACTTCAGAAACTCTGTACAAACCTGGTGCGAAACATTCAGGCTTCCGCAGTATCTGCTTTATGCACTTATACGAACAGAAAGTTTTTTTAACCCGCAGATTGTGAGTCATGCCGGTGCCGTTGGACTTACGCAGCTTATGGAATCTACAGCCGCAGATGTTGCAAGAAAACTTAAGGTTGCCCAGTTTGACCTTAACGACAGCGATACAAACATAAGGTTTGGTGCTTACTATCTAGAAGAAATGAGGCGGCGGCTTGACGGCTCTTCTATCCTTGCACTGTTTGCATATAACGGCGGAATTTCACGCGTGCGTTCATGGGTAAAAAGCGCCAACCTAGAATTTGGTGTAAACGAACTTCCCAAGGATTTGTTTCTGGAAGCCCTGCCTTTTGCAGAAACACGCGGTTACGGC